In Trichoderma asperellum chromosome 1, complete sequence, a single window of DNA contains:
- a CDS encoding uncharacterized protein (EggNog:ENOG41~SECRETED:SignalP(1-19)): MLLLRLLVAVLFHLPVVLSMPYFPTHLGLRDGNMAINPPVPPTTIAPSIPPSLPPPSTTPIPIPTTTGDHWREMCKPGAECDCTRIKDKNGEE; the protein is encoded by the coding sequence ATGCTGCTCCTCCGTCTTCTCGTGGCAGTCCTCTTCCATCTGCCAGTCGTGCTCTCAATGCCCTACTTTCCTACACATCTTGGTCTTCGTGATGGAAATATGGCGATCAATCCTCCTGTGCCTCCAACCACTATCGCCCCTTCGATTCCACCGTCATTGCCTCCACCGTCAACTACACCGATTCCAATCCCAACGACGACTGGAGATCATTGGAGGGAAATGTGCAAACCGGGTGCTGAATGCGACTGCACTCGCATCAAGGACAAAAACGGCGAAGAGTAA
- the TIM50 gene encoding mitochondrial inner membrane protein required for protein import (BUSCO:EOG092D2DNW~TransMembrane:1 (i157-178o)): MLSRVAQASRLGLTAGRLPRAAALQPLRIRPATAAPASQFLRAYASNKPSSAQPPKDTQKQASPTPKDPAAESSAAPKDNAAQKPAESAEPEPIPFHKLPDLTQGIPSTLEAELEQRAGKSPSALEVGAEEETAGGGGRGRGGKEEYVSTSERNRKWWTRFMLAVAGTGSVVSVAYMGRNWEDSIEADRHPDIPNGWSPLLWWQRTKARWSESVSYYQDPAFEKLLPDPDPSFERPYTLCLSLDDMLIHSEWTREHGWRVAKRPGMDYFIRYLSQYYELVLFTTQPFGMAEPVVRKLDPFRFIMWPLYREATKYEDGEIVKDLSYLNRDLSKVIILDTKASHVRKQPENAIVLEPWKGDASDKELVALIPFLEYIHTMQYSDVRKILKSFEGKHIPTEFARREAIARKEFNKKLAEKKGHGKPSGMGALGNLLGLKPSKMSMTVPVDGEQDPSEAYAQGKMIQDLARERGQRNYQALEKEIRENGEKWLKEEQQAMEKAQQEMMNSMMGNFSGMFGSKKEGGEAPKA, encoded by the exons ATGCTTTCCAGAGTAGCTCAAGCCTCGCGGCTGGGGCTGACGGCCGGCCGGCTACCACGAGCTGCGGCGCTGCAGCCTCTGCGGATTCGCCCGGcgacagcagctccagcttctcaattCCTTCGAGCCTATGCGAGCAACAAGCCGAGCTCTGCGCAGCCGCCCAAAGACACCCAGAAACAGGCCTCACCAACGCCGAAAGACCCCGCCGCAGAGAGCTCAGCAGCGCCAAAGGACAATGCTGCGCAGAAGCCCGCCGAGTCTGCCGAGCCTGAGCCCATTCCCTTCCACAAGCTCCCCGATCTTACCCAGGGTATTCCGTCAACACTAGAGGCCGAACTGGAGCAGAGAGCGGGCAAGTCGCCGTCAGCGTTGGAGGTCGGCGCCGAGGAAGAAACtgccggtggtggtggccgaGGCCGtggaggaaaagaggaatATGTCTCTACCAGCGAGCGCAATCGCAAGTGGTGGACTCGCTTTATGCTGGCCGTTGCTGGCACGGGATCGGTTGTTAGTGTCGCATACATGGGACGCAACTGGGAGGACTCCATCGAAGCCGACCGTCACCCGGATATTCCCAACGGCTGGAGCCCTCTTCTGTGGTGGCAACGCACCAAGGCTCGATGGTCTGAGTCTGTATCTTACTACCAGGATCCTGCgttcgagaagctgctgcccgATCCCGACCCCAGCTTCGAGCGACCCTATACCCTCTGCCTCAGTCTGGACGACATGCTCATTCACAGCGAATGGACTCGTGAGCACGGCTGGAGAGTGGCCAAGCGTCCTGGCATGGACTACTTTATCCGATATCTGAGTCAGTACTATGAGCTGGTTCTGTTTACCACACAGCCCTTTGGCATGGCGGAACCCGTTGTCCGAAAGCTGGATCCTTTCCGCTTCATCATGTGGCCTCTCTATCGCGAGGCGACCAAATACGAGGACGGAGAGATTGTCAAG GATCTTTCATACCTCAACCGTGACCTTTCCAAGGTCATCATCCTCGATACCAAAGCCTCACATGTCCGCAAGCAGCCCGAGAACGCTATCGTTTTGGAGCCTTGGAAGGGCGATGCGAGCGACAAGGAGCTCGTTGCTCTGATTCCCTTCCTCGAATATATCCACACCATGCAGTACTCCGACGTGCGAAAGATCCTCAAGTCTTTCGAAGGAAAGCACATCCCTACCGAATTTGCCCGCCGAGAAGCCATTGCTCGAAAAGAATTCAACAAGAAGCTTGCTGAAAAGAAGGGCCACGGAAAGCCGTCTGGCATGGGTGCGCTTGGCAACCTGCTGGGTCTGAAGCCAAGCAAGATGAGCATGACTGTGCCCGTTGACGGAGAGCAGGATCCCAGCGAGGCTTATGCGCAGGGCAAGATGATTCAAGACCTTGCTCGCGAGCGCGGCCAGCGAAACTACCAGgctctggagaaggagattcGTGAGAACGGCGAGAAGTGGCTcaaggaggagcagcaggcTATGGAGAAGGCCCAGCAGGAGATGATGAACAGCATGATGGGCAACTTCTCAGGCATGTTTGGATCTAAGAAGGAGGGTGGCGAGGCTCCCAAGGCTTAA